One genomic region from Diabrotica undecimpunctata isolate CICGRU chromosome 9, icDiaUnde3, whole genome shotgun sequence encodes:
- the LOC140451213 gene encoding zinc finger MYM-type protein 1-like yields MACQCMAFRGHDESESSLNKGNFKEICGLIAKYNKDFDILHNSNKNYTSPQIQNEIIALFSRASLRNILDDIRQSETFSIMCDEARSFKNEQLSLCVCYASKDLEILERFLAFINCSENRLATNLFTLIYKKLEELNPSDLQMVGQSYDGAVMMSGNTSGL; encoded by the coding sequence ATGGCTTGTCAATGCATGGCTTTCAGAGGTCATGACGAAAGCGAAAGTTCATTAAATAAAGGAAACTTTAAGGAAATATGTGGCCTAATAGCAAAGTATAACAAGGACTTTGACATTCTACATAATTCGAATAAAAACTATACCAGTCCCCaaatacaaaatgaaattatTGCCCTATTCTCACGGGCGTCTTTAAGAAATATACTTGACGACATTAGACAATCCGAAACTTTTTCAATCATGTGTGATGAAGCTCGTTCTTTCAAAAACGAACAATTGTCTTTATGTGTTTGCTATGCATCGAAAGATCTAGAAATTCTTGAAAGATTCCTTGCATTCATTAACTGTTCAGAAAACAGACTGGCCACGAATTTATTTACTTTAATCTACAAAAAATTGGAAGAGCTTAATCCTAGCGACTTGCAGATGGTAGGGCAATCCTATGACGGAGCTGTGATGATGTCAGGCAATACAAGTGGTCTTTAA